Proteins encoded in a region of the Mycoplasma mobile 163K genome:
- the rplT gene encoding 50S ribosomal protein L20, translating to MRVKTGPITRKRRKKWLKLAKGYFGHKSIGFKVAKQQVVKSWTYAFRDRKQVKRHFRRLWIARINAATRAQGVSYSLFINGLKKSNIQINRKMLSEIAIHQPKVFDKILTKVKSHLK from the coding sequence ATGAGAGTTAAAACAGGTCCAATCACAAGAAAAAGACGTAAAAAATGATTAAAACTTGCAAAAGGATACTTTGGACATAAATCAATCGGTTTTAAAGTTGCAAAACAGCAAGTTGTAAAATCATGAACATATGCATTTAGAGATCGTAAACAAGTAAAAAGACACTTTAGAAGATTATGAATTGCTAGAATAAATGCCGCAACAAGAGCTCAAGGAGTTTCTTATTCACTTTTTATTAATGGTCTAAAAAAATCAAATATTCAAATCAATAGAAAAATGCTTTCTGAAATTGCAATTCATCAACCAAAAGTTTTTGATAAAATTTTAACAAAAGTTAAATCACATTTAAAATAA
- a CDS encoding SemiSWEET family sugar transporter — protein MFNPSQLDLMLTILSTIAAIASAILFLPQLFKSFRTKMTSDTSLFLFIISFLGSVFWLGFGIILMLQGRLGASINLIWQNSFVGIIVFVLLSYKLLHMYKAKKLNISEAQFCHQLNLKSHNKNK, from the coding sequence ATGTTTAATCCATCACAATTAGATTTAATGTTAACAATTTTATCAACAATCGCAGCAATTGCATCTGCTATTTTGTTTTTACCTCAACTATTCAAATCTTTCAGAACAAAAATGACTTCAGATACTTCTCTTTTCTTATTTATTATTTCATTTTTAGGAAGTGTTTTTTGATTAGGTTTTGGAATAATTTTAATGCTTCAAGGGCGCTTAGGAGCTTCTATAAATTTAATTTGGCAAAATTCTTTTGTAGGTATTATTGTTTTTGTCTTGCTGTCCTATAAATTATTACACATGTATAAGGCTAAAAAATTAAATATTTCAGAAGCTCAATTTTGTCATCAATTAAATTTAAAATCACATAATAAAAATAAATAG
- the infC gene encoding translation initiation factor IF-3, with product MPKPEHYINENIPFKKVFVVDSNNEKLGVLTKQEALDKAKAENLDLVLISVGKSEKGEPRPIVRILDYGLFKYDRKKKQKELKEKQTIIENREIRLTPNIGDHDIKFKAKKAREFLMNGDRLKISLKFRGREKTRQELGHETLEKFIALLDDIAQVTKEATFTGGKFLDVFLQQDKKKAAKFLKENKNINKLDNEEDNDGKEQNEAEEGFSEEN from the coding sequence ATGCCTAAACCAGAGCATTATATTAATGAGAACATTCCTTTTAAAAAAGTTTTTGTTGTAGATAGCAACAACGAAAAACTAGGAGTTCTTACAAAACAAGAAGCACTTGATAAAGCTAAAGCAGAAAATTTGGATTTAGTTCTTATTTCTGTTGGTAAAAGTGAAAAAGGTGAACCAAGACCAATTGTAAGGATTTTAGATTATGGATTATTTAAATATGACCGTAAGAAAAAACAAAAAGAACTTAAAGAAAAGCAAACTATCATTGAAAATAGAGAAATTCGTTTAACACCAAACATTGGCGATCATGACATTAAATTTAAAGCTAAAAAAGCTCGTGAATTTTTAATGAATGGTGATAGATTAAAGATTTCTTTAAAATTCAGAGGTAGAGAGAAGACAAGACAGGAATTAGGCCATGAAACTTTAGAGAAATTCATTGCTTTATTAGATGATATTGCTCAAGTTACAAAAGAGGCTACTTTCACAGGTGGAAAATTCTTGGATGTTTTTTTACAACAAGATAAGAAAAAAGCAGCAAAGTTTTTAAAAGAAAATAAAAACATTAACAAATTAGACAACGAAGAGGATAATGATGGCAAAGAACAAAATGAAGCCGAAGAAGGCTTTAGCGAAGAGAATTAA
- a CDS encoding ABC-F family ATP-binding cassette domain-containing protein, translating to MLEVRNLSKRFTDKILFDSVNLKFIPGHTYGIIGANGAGKSTFLKILSKEIEATSGDILFPKDATISVLQQSWEIFDEIDVTNVVIMGNKKLYEILEKKNAIYNNPDSTEKDYNLASELEETYGNIGGWQADNDAQILLGALGISKKKWNLPLKELKANEKIKVLLAQSLFQNPDILIMDEPTNRLDLKSVKWLEEFLNNYKNIVIVVSHDSDFLDQVCTNIVDIDYSKMKMFTGNYSFWKESSELILDMQKRQNAKKEEKVEQLKQFIARFSANASKSKQATSRKKELEKITIDELVPSTRKYPYIRFEISQLVGKQILKVEDLEYTNEKGEILFSKLSFDLVPGEKMVILGENDIAKSRLLDILVGKLKPTKGKVTWGSTIKHAYFPADNSEYFSKKESILEWISKWPLNNSTQETKDNSDQRMRSFLGRMLFGGESVFKDSTVTSGGEKARLMFSKMMIEESNFLILDQPLDHLDTESIDSVIDGLSQYKSGLIFTTYNNALIKKVSNVILELREDKNILFRGTLEEYEQKIGF from the coding sequence ATGCTTGAAGTAAGAAATTTATCAAAAAGGTTTACTGATAAAATCCTTTTTGACAGTGTCAATTTAAAATTTATTCCAGGACACACATATGGAATTATCGGGGCAAATGGAGCGGGTAAATCAACATTCCTAAAAATTTTGTCTAAAGAAATAGAAGCTACATCAGGAGATATTCTTTTTCCTAAAGATGCAACTATTTCTGTTTTGCAACAATCATGGGAAATTTTTGATGAAATTGATGTTACAAATGTTGTAATCATGGGTAATAAGAAATTGTATGAAATTCTCGAAAAGAAAAATGCAATTTACAATAATCCTGATTCAACTGAAAAAGACTACAACTTAGCTAGTGAATTAGAAGAAACTTATGGAAATATTGGAGGTTGACAAGCAGATAATGATGCTCAAATTCTTTTAGGTGCTTTGGGAATAAGCAAGAAAAAGTGAAATTTACCTTTAAAAGAACTAAAAGCGAATGAAAAAATTAAAGTTTTACTTGCTCAATCTTTATTTCAAAATCCTGATATTTTAATTATGGATGAACCTACAAATAGACTTGATTTAAAATCTGTAAAATGACTTGAAGAATTTTTAAATAATTATAAAAATATTGTCATTGTTGTTAGTCATGATAGTGACTTTTTAGATCAAGTATGTACTAATATTGTAGATATTGACTATTCAAAAATGAAAATGTTCACTGGAAATTATTCTTTTTGAAAAGAATCATCTGAATTAATTCTTGACATGCAAAAAAGACAAAATGCTAAAAAAGAAGAAAAAGTAGAACAATTAAAGCAATTTATTGCAAGATTCTCAGCTAATGCTTCTAAATCAAAACAAGCAACAAGTAGAAAAAAAGAACTTGAAAAAATTACAATTGATGAGTTGGTTCCTTCTACAAGAAAATACCCATACATTCGTTTTGAAATTTCGCAACTTGTTGGAAAGCAAATTTTAAAAGTTGAAGATTTAGAATATACTAACGAAAAAGGAGAAATTCTTTTTTCAAAATTGTCTTTTGATTTAGTTCCAGGTGAAAAAATGGTTATTCTTGGTGAAAATGACATTGCTAAATCAAGATTATTAGATATTTTAGTAGGTAAACTAAAACCTACTAAAGGAAAAGTAACTTGAGGTTCGACTATTAAGCATGCTTATTTTCCTGCTGATAATTCAGAGTATTTTTCCAAAAAAGAAAGTATTTTAGAATGAATAAGCAAATGACCTTTAAATAATTCTACTCAAGAAACAAAAGATAATAGTGACCAAAGAATGAGATCATTTTTGGGTCGTATGCTTTTTGGCGGTGAAAGTGTTTTTAAAGATTCAACAGTTACTTCTGGAGGAGAAAAAGCTAGATTAATGTTTTCGAAAATGATGATTGAAGAATCTAATTTTTTGATTTTAGATCAGCCTTTGGATCATCTTGATACAGAAAGTATTGATTCTGTAATAGATGGATTGAGCCAATATAAATCTGGATTAATTTTTACAACATATAATAATGCTTTGATTAAAAAAGTTTCTAATGTAATTCTTGAATTAAGAGAAGATAAAAATATTTTATTTAGAGGTACTTTAGAAGAGTATGAACAAAAAATTGGTTTCTAA
- a CDS encoding ribonuclease HII, which yields MNKKLVSNSLYDFDKRFYNEFESIIACDEVGRGSLAGPIVVACVNLKPNFFNEKVRDSKKLNPRQREELSILIKENGSFHFCYINSKEIDLLNPLEATKKATTSCLNKFEEKGSQIILLDYLSNFSYSKKFINIKKGDNTSFSIASASILAKVERDNFMINLNNDEFDIYDFFKNKGYGTKNHLEAIKIFGPSKIHRLSYKPLKK from the coding sequence ATGAACAAAAAATTGGTTTCTAATTCATTATATGATTTTGATAAGCGGTTTTACAATGAATTTGAATCAATAATTGCTTGTGATGAAGTTGGAAGAGGATCTTTAGCAGGTCCAATTGTTGTAGCTTGTGTTAATTTAAAACCTAATTTTTTTAATGAAAAAGTAAGAGATAGCAAAAAATTAAATCCAAGGCAAAGAGAAGAATTATCAATTTTGATCAAAGAAAATGGAAGTTTTCATTTTTGCTACATTAACAGTAAAGAAATTGATTTATTAAACCCTTTAGAAGCAACTAAAAAAGCAACTACAAGTTGTTTGAATAAATTTGAAGAAAAAGGTAGCCAAATAATTCTTTTGGACTATTTGAGCAATTTTTCTTATTCAAAAAAATTTATTAATATCAAAAAAGGAGATAATACATCTTTTAGCATTGCTTCTGCTTCTATACTTGCAAAAGTAGAAAGAGATAATTTTATGATTAATCTTAATAATGATGAATTTGATATTTATGATTTTTTTAAAAACAAAGGATATGGGACAAAAAATCATTTAGAAGCAATTAAAATCTTTGGCCCTTCAAAAATACATAGATTATCTTATAAACCATTAAAAAAATAG
- a CDS encoding MFS transporter — MFKNKKDSLRRNRKNIKLTSEFVFWKGKKLIGAAILITSLVFLIFAFLPFPVLTTIHAYTIGALFGFFSPIFYVLTFLFGLLFILEGEVSTWIRIRYLFLWYLFFSIAIFLIGGTIFYLIIISPGGFLDYGNNIWINNFSNWWTTFSSVNNVSNVVLPNTLNLGIIGNLFFSIFTSAGTVIFSVIFATLIISTGVFYLIFGSPISRIQERAKIAKIKKIDLFNYETNVLDLGKEDVLTNEYIKTNFIEFIDDTKELNLSKKKRRQNINVISRTLNLDESDNSKINKTSKIENKLLIPKTSNTELGTVVNNTKSQSTTSKTLEVVKKNSFEFELEEPKNKTIEKTKILSKKEEDSNELVFFGSDIDKVENINEKFLPKSSKNKNIDSGSKIPRDSSTKNSKGPFLQEKVNLEKIEEMFSSNNEKNVLDKNDFSKTTNADITSESIFLFENPFDEEKKEEE, encoded by the coding sequence ATGTTTAAAAATAAAAAAGATTCTTTAAGAAGAAATAGAAAAAACATTAAATTGACAAGTGAGTTTGTGTTTTGAAAGGGAAAAAAATTAATCGGAGCAGCAATTTTAATTACTTCTCTTGTTTTTTTAATTTTTGCTTTTTTACCTTTTCCTGTTCTTACAACTATCCATGCATATACTATTGGAGCTCTTTTTGGATTTTTCTCACCAATTTTTTATGTACTAACTTTTTTGTTTGGACTATTGTTTATTTTAGAAGGTGAAGTAAGTACATGAATTAGAATTAGATATTTATTCTTGTGATATTTATTCTTTTCGATTGCCATATTTTTAATTGGTGGAACAATTTTTTACCTTATAATTATTAGTCCTGGTGGTTTTTTAGATTATGGAAATAATATTTGAATAAATAATTTTTCTAATTGGTGAACAACTTTTTCTTCTGTAAATAATGTTTCTAATGTGGTTTTACCTAATACTCTTAACTTAGGAATTATTGGTAATTTATTTTTTAGCATTTTTACTTCAGCAGGAACAGTAATTTTTTCTGTAATATTTGCAACTTTAATTATTTCAACAGGAGTTTTTTATCTAATTTTTGGTTCTCCGATCTCAAGAATTCAAGAAAGAGCAAAAATTGCAAAAATTAAAAAAATTGACTTATTTAATTATGAAACAAATGTTTTAGATTTGGGGAAAGAAGATGTTTTAACAAATGAATATATAAAAACAAATTTCATTGAATTTATTGATGATACAAAAGAGCTTAATTTATCAAAGAAAAAAAGAAGACAAAATATTAATGTGATTTCAAGAACTTTAAATTTAGATGAAAGTGATAATTCTAAGATAAATAAAACTTCAAAAATTGAAAATAAACTTTTAATACCAAAAACAAGTAATACTGAGTTAGGGACTGTTGTTAATAACACAAAATCCCAGTCAACTACTTCTAAAACATTAGAAGTTGTAAAGAAAAATAGTTTTGAGTTTGAACTTGAAGAACCAAAAAATAAAACAATTGAAAAAACTAAAATACTAAGTAAAAAAGAAGAAGATTCAAATGAATTAGTTTTTTTTGGAAGTGACATTGATAAAGTTGAAAATATCAATGAAAAATTTCTACCTAAAAGCAGTAAAAATAAAAATATAGATTCTGGATCTAAAATACCAAGAGATTCTTCTACTAAAAATTCAAAAGGGCCATTCCTTCAAGAAAAAGTTAATTTAGAAAAAATTGAAGAAATGTTCTCTTCAAATAATGAAAAAAATGTTTTAGACAAAAATGATTTTTCAAAAACAACAAATGCTGACATTACAAGCGAAAGCATTTTCCTTTTTGAAAACCCTTTTGACGAAGAAAAAAAAGAAGAAGAATAA
- the rpmI gene encoding 50S ribosomal protein L35, with protein MAKNKMKPKKALAKRIKISSTGKVKFGHAFRSHLAQNKSTKQKRQSKHGTFMHPTDYKRLKDLM; from the coding sequence ATGGCAAAGAACAAAATGAAGCCGAAGAAGGCTTTAGCGAAGAGAATTAAAATTTCAAGCACAGGGAAAGTTAAGTTTGGTCATGCTTTTAGATCACACTTAGCACAAAACAAATCAACAAAACAAAAAAGACAATCAAAACACGGAACATTTATGCATCCAACTGATTATAAAAGACTGAAAGATTTAATGTAG
- a CDS encoding PQ-loop domain-containing transporter, producing the protein MDQELLILGLIISTIAGIFSAIAFIPQTIKSIVSKSTFGLSIGLISFGIIASSIWIIWGILSSIYIPSINATNNVLPSSLGPGFEAAQTAAPIWTNTLVLIWSLALLISKLQNTSKAKKLNLTEEEYSNKKILEVYKKNKAKKSLISKMVLKMIKSSIPKEESKNNV; encoded by the coding sequence ATGGATCAAGAACTATTAATTTTAGGTTTAATTATAAGCACTATAGCTGGAATTTTTTCAGCTATAGCTTTTATCCCTCAAACAATAAAATCAATTGTTTCTAAAAGCACTTTTGGGCTTTCTATAGGTTTAATAAGTTTTGGAATTATTGCTTCTTCAATATGAATCATATGAGGAATTTTGAGTTCAATTTATATTCCAAGCATTAATGCAACAAATAATGTTTTACCAAGCTCTCTTGGTCCTGGATTTGAAGCTGCTCAAACAGCAGCTCCTATTTGAACAAATACTCTTGTTTTAATTTGATCCTTAGCTTTATTGATTTCAAAATTACAAAACACATCTAAGGCTAAAAAATTAAATCTTACCGAAGAAGAATATTCTAATAAAAAAATTCTTGAAGTTTATAAAAAAAATAAAGCTAAAAAATCCTTAATTAGTAAAATGGTTTTAAAAATGATTAAATCATCAATTCCTAAAGAAGAGAGTAAGAATAATGTTTAA
- a CDS encoding ribonuclease J, with product MAKVQFFALGGQDENGKNCYVLEVDKSIYIINSGTKTPIKSTYGIDNIIPDFTYLEKNKNRIKGIFFTDTKNNSFSALPWLLMRIDNVKIYSSAFSKAIILDRISKYKIGHNKFEVIPIVNKTRIDNIDIIPFIIGSSLPFSLGFNFQTSDGDFIFLSNVVLGEVGKQKMFGITNLTAIKSTISKKGLIGLILDSGFSNFNGNTINKINLSPILEETFSKAKENERIIVGCYDEEMATMQQILDLAIKYNRPVVPYGRAYSQLLSLLKIAYSNMQFPKIEDYEKAGNILNAIYLVAATTERLYQRFTRITDNNDVYLKLKNTDHVIMIAPPLNGLESYAAYTLDEIARITRNITDISDNDFYQYRAAKQDVYDIVKMLKPKYFLPIQGLYRYLVVASKEAEKIGYGNDKIIILQNGKIAEFINGTLASRNKKLPNLEEVIIDGFGVGDISKEVIHEREILAREGLVSISTLISDKTKKQVGKININYVGLFSQVEKDEVNEWIDEIVRDEINEVEFFDQNEILNSIRKNVRKKIFKKIFKEPIVVVSFYII from the coding sequence ATGGCTAAAGTCCAATTTTTTGCTCTAGGTGGGCAAGATGAAAATGGTAAAAATTGTTATGTTTTGGAAGTGGATAAATCTATTTATATCATAAACTCCGGAACAAAAACCCCTATTAAAAGTACATATGGAATTGATAATATCATTCCTGATTTTACTTATTTGGAAAAAAACAAAAACAGAATTAAAGGAATTTTTTTCACAGATACAAAAAATAATTCATTTAGTGCATTACCTTGATTATTAATGAGGATTGATAATGTAAAAATATATTCTTCTGCTTTTAGTAAGGCAATTATTCTAGATAGAATTAGTAAATACAAAATTGGACATAACAAATTTGAAGTAATTCCAATCGTTAATAAAACAAGAATTGACAATATAGATATAATTCCTTTTATCATTGGAAGTTCATTGCCTTTTTCTTTAGGGTTTAATTTCCAAACTTCTGATGGAGATTTTATTTTCTTAAGCAATGTTGTTTTAGGTGAAGTTGGAAAACAAAAAATGTTTGGAATAACAAATCTTACTGCTATAAAAAGCACAATTTCCAAAAAAGGATTAATTGGACTTATTTTGGATTCTGGTTTTAGTAATTTCAATGGAAATACAATTAATAAAATAAATTTAAGTCCAATTTTAGAAGAAACTTTTTCTAAAGCTAAAGAAAATGAAAGAATCATTGTGGGTTGCTATGATGAAGAAATGGCAACAATGCAACAAATTTTAGATCTTGCAATTAAATATAACCGCCCTGTTGTTCCATACGGTAGAGCTTATAGTCAATTATTATCTTTATTAAAAATTGCTTATTCAAATATGCAATTTCCTAAAATTGAAGATTATGAAAAGGCAGGAAATATTTTAAATGCAATTTATTTAGTAGCTGCAACAACTGAAAGACTTTATCAAAGATTTACTAGAATTACAGATAATAATGATGTGTATTTAAAATTAAAAAATACTGATCATGTAATAATGATTGCTCCTCCATTAAATGGATTAGAATCTTATGCTGCTTATACTTTAGATGAAATTGCAAGAATTACAAGAAATATTACAGATATTAGTGATAATGATTTTTATCAATATCGAGCAGCAAAGCAAGATGTCTATGACATAGTTAAAATGTTAAAGCCAAAATACTTTTTGCCAATTCAAGGACTTTATAGATATTTGGTTGTAGCTTCAAAAGAAGCTGAAAAAATTGGTTATGGTAATGATAAAATTATTATTTTACAAAATGGAAAAATTGCTGAATTTATAAACGGGACTCTTGCTTCAAGAAACAAGAAACTTCCTAATTTAGAAGAAGTTATTATTGATGGTTTTGGAGTTGGGGATATTTCTAAAGAAGTAATTCACGAAAGAGAAATTTTAGCAAGAGAGGGTTTGGTTTCTATTTCTACTTTAATTAGTGATAAAACAAAAAAACAAGTGGGGAAAATTAATATTAATTATGTTGGATTATTTTCACAAGTTGAAAAAGATGAAGTTAATGAATGAATTGATGAAATTGTTAGGGATGAAATTAACGAAGTTGAATTTTTTGACCAAAATGAAATTTTAAATTCAATTAGAAAAAATGTAAGAAAGAAGATTTTCAAAAAAATTTTTAAAGAGCCTATTGTTGTAGTGTCTTTTTACATAATTTAA